A single region of the Mycobacteriales bacterium genome encodes:
- a CDS encoding S-(hydroxymethyl)mycothiol dehydrogenase translates to MVHEVRGVVAKGKGLPVAVETILVPDPGPGEALVQVQACGVCHTDLHYREGGINDDFPFLLGHEAAGVVEAVGDGVTDLAPGDFVVLNWRAVCGSCRACERGRPWYCFATHNATQKMTLADGTVLSPALGIGAFAEKTLVAAGQCTKVATVDPAAAGLIGCGVMAGWGAAVNTAPVQKGDTVAVLGCGGVGDAAICGALYAGARQVIAVDLDDRKLEWARGFGATHTVNAGSVDVVAELRALTGGFGPDVVIDAVGRPETFRQAFDARDLAGTAVLVGVPNPTMTFEVPLIEVFGHGGTLKSSWYGDCLPSRDFPLLVDLWQQGRFPLDRFVSERIGLDGVEESFHRMEKGEVLRSVVVL, encoded by the coding sequence GTGGTGCACGAGGTGCGCGGTGTCGTCGCAAAGGGCAAGGGCCTGCCGGTGGCCGTCGAGACGATCCTCGTCCCGGACCCCGGGCCCGGCGAGGCACTGGTCCAGGTGCAGGCCTGCGGGGTCTGCCACACCGACCTGCACTACCGCGAGGGCGGCATCAACGACGACTTCCCCTTCCTGCTCGGTCACGAGGCCGCGGGTGTCGTCGAGGCGGTCGGTGACGGCGTCACCGACCTGGCGCCGGGCGACTTCGTCGTCCTCAACTGGCGCGCGGTGTGCGGCTCCTGCCGAGCCTGCGAGCGCGGCCGCCCGTGGTACTGCTTCGCCACGCACAACGCGACCCAGAAGATGACTCTCGCCGACGGCACGGTGCTCTCGCCCGCGCTCGGCATCGGGGCCTTCGCGGAGAAGACGCTCGTCGCCGCCGGCCAGTGCACCAAGGTCGCGACGGTCGACCCGGCCGCGGCCGGCCTCATCGGCTGCGGCGTCATGGCCGGCTGGGGCGCGGCGGTCAACACCGCGCCGGTCCAGAAGGGCGACACCGTCGCGGTCCTCGGCTGCGGCGGCGTCGGCGACGCGGCGATCTGCGGGGCGCTCTACGCCGGGGCCCGCCAGGTCATCGCGGTCGACCTCGACGACCGCAAGCTCGAGTGGGCGCGCGGCTTCGGCGCCACCCACACCGTCAACGCCGGCTCCGTCGACGTCGTGGCGGAGCTCCGGGCGCTCACCGGCGGCTTCGGTCCCGACGTCGTCATCGACGCCGTCGGGCGGCCCGAGACCTTCCGCCAGGCCTTCGACGCGCGCGACCTCGCCGGCACCGCCGTCCTCGTCGGCGTGCCCAACCCGACGATGACCTTCGAGGTGCCGCTCATCGAGGTCTTCGGCCACGGCGGGACGCTGAAGTCGAGCTGGTACGGCGACTGCCTGCCCTCGCGCGACTTCCCGCTGCTGGTCGACCTGTGGCAGCAGGGCCGCTTCCCGCTCGACCGCTTCGTCTCCGAGCGGATCGGGCTCGACGGCGTCGAGGAGTCCTTCCATCGCATGGAGAAGGGCGAGGTCCTGCGCTCGGTGGTCGTGCTGTGA
- the paaZ gene encoding phenylacetic acid degradation bifunctional protein PaaZ: protein MLLESYAQGRWHAPKDEGEPLLDASTGDEVARFGRDTGLDLGAVLEHGRRVGGPALRAMTFHERAGVLKQLATHLQSHSEELYALSAMTGATKRDSDVDVGGGIGTLFAYSSKARRELPNSTVYVDGPVESLSRGGTFVAQHIMTPLRGVAVQVNAFNFPVWGVLEKLAPAFVAGVPTVVKPAPQTAYVTERLVRVAVESGLLPEGSLQLVSGPPGDLLDHLTEQDLLSFTGSAATAAVLRAHPAVVSRNVRFNAEADSLNACVLGPDAGQKELELFTREVFREMTGKAGQKCTAIRRAFVPAARVDDVVAGLRDRLGKVVVGDPRDEATTMGALVSLQQRDAVRRSVAALGGDVVVGDPGFELGRGAFLEPLLLLADVHSGPVHEVEAFGPVCSVLPYSASDDVPELLARGRGSLVATVVTADPAFAREVVLGAAAYHGRVHVLDSSCAKESTGHGSPMPALVHGGPGRAGGGEELGGIRGVLHHLQRTAVQGSPATIAAVTGRWVPGAPRVEDGVHPFRKTLGELAVGDSVRTAAHEVTQEEIDRFVELTGDSFYAHTDPVAAAANPLFGGIVAHGYLVLSLAAGLFVDPAPGPVLANYGLDSLRFVTPVKPGDVISVVLTCKEKNPRDGADYGEVRWDAEVTNAEGAVVAHYELLTMVAR from the coding sequence GTGCTGCTGGAGAGCTACGCGCAGGGACGGTGGCACGCGCCGAAGGACGAGGGCGAGCCGCTGCTCGACGCCTCGACCGGCGACGAGGTCGCGCGGTTCGGCCGCGATACCGGGCTCGATCTCGGGGCGGTCCTCGAGCACGGCCGGCGGGTCGGCGGACCGGCGCTGAGGGCCATGACCTTCCACGAGCGGGCCGGGGTCCTCAAGCAGCTCGCCACCCACCTCCAGTCCCACAGCGAGGAGCTCTACGCGCTGTCCGCCATGACCGGGGCCACGAAGCGCGACAGCGACGTCGACGTCGGCGGCGGCATCGGCACGCTGTTCGCCTACTCCTCCAAGGCCCGACGCGAGCTGCCCAACAGCACCGTCTACGTCGACGGCCCCGTCGAGTCGCTGTCGCGCGGCGGCACCTTCGTCGCCCAGCACATCATGACGCCGCTGCGGGGTGTCGCCGTGCAAGTCAACGCCTTCAACTTCCCGGTCTGGGGCGTGCTGGAGAAGCTCGCGCCCGCCTTCGTCGCCGGGGTCCCCACCGTCGTGAAGCCGGCGCCGCAGACCGCCTACGTCACCGAGCGCCTGGTCCGCGTCGCGGTCGAGAGCGGCCTGCTGCCCGAGGGCTCGCTGCAGCTGGTCAGCGGCCCTCCCGGCGACCTGCTCGACCACCTCACCGAGCAGGACCTGCTGTCCTTCACCGGCTCCGCCGCGACCGCCGCCGTCCTGCGCGCGCACCCCGCCGTCGTGTCGCGCAACGTGCGCTTCAACGCCGAGGCCGACTCGCTCAACGCCTGCGTGCTCGGGCCCGACGCCGGGCAGAAGGAGCTCGAGCTCTTCACCCGCGAGGTCTTCCGCGAGATGACGGGGAAGGCGGGGCAGAAGTGCACCGCGATCCGCCGCGCCTTCGTCCCTGCGGCGCGCGTCGACGACGTCGTCGCCGGCCTGCGCGACCGGCTTGGGAAGGTCGTCGTGGGTGACCCCCGCGACGAGGCGACCACGATGGGCGCTCTCGTGTCACTCCAGCAACGCGACGCCGTACGACGGTCGGTGGCCGCGCTCGGGGGCGACGTGGTCGTCGGTGACCCTGGCTTCGAACTGGGCCGGGGCGCCTTCCTCGAGCCGCTGCTGCTGCTCGCCGACGTCCACTCCGGGCCCGTGCACGAGGTCGAGGCCTTCGGGCCGGTCTGCAGCGTGCTGCCCTACTCCGCGTCCGACGACGTGCCCGAGCTGCTCGCCCGCGGGCGCGGCTCGCTGGTCGCGACCGTCGTCACGGCCGACCCGGCCTTCGCCCGCGAGGTCGTCCTCGGCGCGGCGGCCTACCACGGCCGTGTGCACGTGCTCGACAGCAGCTGCGCGAAGGAGTCGACCGGGCACGGCTCGCCGATGCCGGCGCTGGTCCACGGTGGTCCCGGCCGGGCCGGCGGCGGCGAGGAGCTCGGCGGCATCCGCGGCGTCCTGCACCACCTGCAGCGCACCGCCGTGCAGGGCTCGCCCGCCACGATCGCGGCCGTCACCGGCCGCTGGGTGCCCGGCGCCCCACGGGTCGAGGACGGCGTGCACCCCTTCCGCAAGACCCTGGGCGAGCTGGCCGTCGGCGACTCCGTCCGGACCGCCGCCCACGAGGTCACGCAGGAGGAGATCGACCGCTTCGTCGAGCTCACCGGCGACAGCTTCTACGCCCACACCGACCCGGTCGCCGCCGCTGCCAACCCGCTGTTCGGCGGCATCGTCGCGCACGGCTACCTCGTGCTGTCGCTCGCGGCGGGGCTGTTCGTCGACCCCGCGCCCGGCCCGGTGCTCGCCAACTACGGCCTCGACTCGCTGCGCTTCGTCACCCCCGTCAAGCCCGGCGACGTCATCTCGGTCGTGCTGACCTGCAAGGAGAAGAACCCGCGCGACGGCGCCGACTACGGCGAGGTCCGATGGGACGCCGAGGTCACCAATGCCGAGGGCGCGGTCGTGGCCCACTACGAGCTGCTGACGATGGTCGCTCGGTAG
- a CDS encoding branched-chain amino acid aminotransferase: MPRQIDFEVELTTTPTPDDERRALLVDPGFGRLHTDHMVTAHWSADKGWYDGRLHPYGPFVLDPSTNFMHYGQSIFEGMKAYKLEDGTVTLFRPRENAARFNLSAQRLALPTIEEDDFLAAVELLVRTDHEWIPTADGASLYLRPFMMGTEVGLGVRPSADALFSVLALPSGNYFAGGIRPLKLWLAEDSSRAAPGGTGEAKCAGNYAASLVAQQAAIARGCDQVVFLDAVERRWVEELGGMNLFFVYADGRIATPALSGTILRGVTRNSIITLARDAGHEVEERRVAVDEWREGVTSGEITEVFACGTAAVVTPVGELHWTGGSVATKAEGLEGVTASLRQRLLDIQYGRAEDPYGWRVPVAL, from the coding sequence ATGCCGCGCCAGATCGACTTCGAGGTCGAGCTCACCACGACCCCGACCCCTGACGACGAGCGACGCGCGCTGCTCGTCGACCCGGGCTTCGGCCGGCTGCACACCGACCACATGGTCACGGCCCACTGGTCGGCCGACAAGGGCTGGTACGACGGGCGCCTGCACCCCTACGGCCCGTTTGTGCTGGACCCGTCGACGAACTTCATGCACTACGGCCAGTCGATCTTCGAGGGCATGAAGGCCTACAAGCTCGAGGACGGCACGGTCACGCTGTTCCGCCCGCGCGAGAACGCCGCCCGCTTCAACCTCTCCGCGCAGCGCCTGGCCCTGCCCACCATCGAGGAGGACGACTTCCTCGCCGCCGTCGAGCTGCTGGTCCGCACCGACCACGAGTGGATCCCCACCGCCGACGGCGCGTCGCTCTACCTGCGCCCCTTCATGATGGGCACCGAGGTCGGCCTCGGCGTGCGCCCGTCGGCGGACGCGCTGTTCTCCGTCCTGGCGCTGCCGAGCGGCAACTACTTCGCCGGCGGCATCCGCCCCCTCAAGCTCTGGCTCGCCGAGGACTCCTCGCGCGCGGCCCCCGGCGGCACCGGCGAGGCCAAGTGCGCGGGCAACTACGCCGCGTCGCTCGTCGCCCAGCAGGCCGCCATCGCCCGCGGCTGCGACCAGGTCGTCTTCCTCGACGCGGTCGAGCGCCGCTGGGTCGAGGAGCTCGGCGGCATGAACCTGTTCTTCGTCTACGCCGACGGCCGCATCGCCACCCCGGCGCTGTCCGGCACCATCCTGCGCGGCGTCACCCGCAACTCGATCATCACCCTCGCCCGCGACGCCGGCCACGAGGTCGAGGAGCGCCGCGTCGCCGTCGACGAGTGGCGCGAGGGGGTCACCTCCGGCGAGATCACCGAGGTCTTCGCCTGCGGCACCGCGGCCGTCGTGACGCCGGTCGGCGAGCTGCACTGGACCGGCGGCTCCGTGGCCACCAAGGCCGAGGGCCTCGAGGGCGTGACGGCCTCGCTGCGCCAGCGGCTGCTGGACATCCAGTACGGCCGCGCCGAGGACCCCTACGGCTGGCGCGTGCCCGTCGCGCTGTAG
- a CDS encoding nuclear transport factor 2 family protein: MADRAEVQAAFEVFWTVGCIEEDWSAWVDRLTPDVDYVEHHFGDFRGRDEVRAWITELMVARADVHALLEWYVIDGDRLVLSMQNRYYNPDPAGPPFDFPGMTALTYSGDGLFARQEDYWCAKGAAASYLAFVEAVEAYGGKGLGGGRLERLEAERRQANLDVLAAGRVRYSATGTRQP; the protein is encoded by the coding sequence GTGGCGGATCGCGCAGAGGTGCAGGCAGCGTTCGAGGTGTTCTGGACGGTGGGGTGCATCGAGGAGGACTGGTCGGCCTGGGTCGATCGGCTTACCCCCGACGTCGACTACGTCGAGCACCACTTCGGTGACTTCCGCGGCCGCGACGAGGTGCGCGCCTGGATCACCGAGCTCATGGTCGCGCGCGCCGACGTCCACGCTCTGCTCGAGTGGTATGTCATCGACGGCGACCGGCTCGTGCTGTCGATGCAGAACCGCTACTACAACCCCGACCCGGCCGGGCCGCCCTTCGACTTCCCCGGCATGACGGCGCTCACCTACAGCGGTGACGGGCTGTTCGCCCGCCAGGAGGACTACTGGTGCGCGAAGGGCGCGGCAGCGTCGTACCTCGCCTTCGTCGAGGCCGTCGAGGCGTACGGCGGGAAGGGCCTGGGAGGCGGGCGCCTCGAGCGGCTCGAGGCCGAGCGGCGCCAGGCCAACCTCGACGTGCTCGCGGCAGGCAGGGTGCGCTACAGCGCGACGGGCACGCGCCAGCCGTAG
- a CDS encoding PaaI family thioesterase, with protein MSDSPAEDRPDTAWTAPEPPDAETALEERRLADELRRIIDRLVLVRPEAADLRRAADSAKAFGDLLDELRPRGADGVVSEAGLRPTDHLRHSPLSGSANPLAPPVELWTEGELDGHPVTRGTVRFGAAYEGPPGHVHGGMVAAMFDELLGRSQGSAGFTGRLTITYRRPTPLHRDLDLRAAFDRVEGRKRWITATCHLDGVLLTEAEGLFIAPRGGDTMAALAESLVRNTAP; from the coding sequence GTGAGCGACAGCCCTGCCGAGGACCGACCAGACACCGCCTGGACCGCTCCCGAGCCGCCCGACGCCGAGACCGCCCTCGAGGAGCGCCGGCTCGCCGACGAGCTGCGACGCATCATCGACCGGCTGGTCCTGGTGCGCCCCGAGGCCGCCGACCTGCGCCGCGCCGCCGACTCGGCGAAGGCCTTCGGCGACCTGCTCGACGAGCTGCGCCCGCGCGGCGCCGACGGTGTCGTCAGCGAGGCGGGCCTGCGACCCACCGACCACCTGCGCCACAGCCCGCTGTCAGGGTCCGCCAACCCGCTCGCGCCGCCGGTCGAGCTCTGGACCGAGGGCGAGCTCGACGGCCACCCGGTGACGCGCGGGACGGTGCGCTTCGGCGCCGCGTACGAAGGGCCGCCCGGGCACGTGCACGGCGGGATGGTCGCGGCGATGTTCGACGAGCTGCTGGGTCGGTCGCAGGGCAGTGCGGGGTTCACCGGCCGACTCACGATCACCTACCGCAGGCCGACCCCGCTGCACCGAGACCTCGACCTGCGGGCGGCGTTCGACCGGGTCGAGGGTCGCAAGCGCTGGATCACCGCGACCTGCCACCTCGACGGCGTCCTTCTCACCGAGGCCGAGGGGCTGTTCATCGCCCCGCGCGGCGGCGACACGATGGCCGCGCTGGCCGAGTCGCTGGTCCGCAACACCGCCCCCTGA
- a CDS encoding DUF3817 domain-containing protein, which produces MSLLTAFRVLALTVGVMLLLLVAAMVVKYGFDEPALVEVVSPIHGFVYFVYLVVALVLGRREHWRPVRILGVLLAGTVPLLSFVVERRVHRELAPAARA; this is translated from the coding sequence GTGAGCCTGCTCACGGCCTTCCGGGTGCTCGCGCTCACGGTCGGCGTCATGCTGCTGCTGCTCGTCGCCGCGATGGTCGTGAAGTACGGCTTCGACGAGCCCGCGCTCGTCGAGGTCGTCAGCCCGATCCACGGCTTCGTCTACTTCGTCTACCTCGTGGTCGCGCTCGTGCTCGGGCGTCGCGAGCACTGGCGACCGGTGCGCATCCTCGGCGTGCTGCTGGCCGGCACCGTCCCGCTGCTGTCCTTCGTCGTCGAGCGCCGCGTCCACCGCGAGCTCGCCCCGGCGGCGCGCGCCTGA
- the fabG gene encoding 3-oxoacyl-ACP reductase FabG has protein sequence MSRSVLVTGGNRGIGLATALALRDAGHRVAVTHRGSGAPDGLLAVKCDVTDVTSVDTAFEEVEAAHGPVEVLVSNAGITDDGLLLRMSEESFAAVLDANLTGAFRVARRASRSMLRARWGRLLFVSSVVGLSGGAGQANYAASKAGLVGLSRSLARELGSRGITSNVVAPGFVDTDMTAGLSEDRRAAITASVPLGRTATPEEVAWVLAFLASDAASYVTGAVVPVDGGLGMGH, from the coding sequence GTGAGCCGCTCCGTCCTCGTCACCGGTGGCAACCGTGGCATCGGGCTGGCGACCGCACTCGCGCTGCGCGACGCGGGCCACCGGGTCGCGGTGACGCACCGGGGGAGCGGGGCGCCCGACGGTCTGCTCGCGGTGAAGTGCGACGTCACCGACGTGACCTCGGTCGACACCGCCTTCGAGGAGGTCGAGGCCGCGCACGGGCCGGTCGAGGTGCTCGTCTCCAACGCCGGGATCACCGACGACGGCCTGCTGCTGCGGATGTCCGAGGAGTCCTTCGCGGCTGTCCTCGACGCCAACCTCACCGGGGCCTTCCGGGTCGCCAGGCGGGCCTCGCGGTCGATGCTGCGCGCGCGCTGGGGCCGGCTGCTCTTCGTCTCCTCCGTCGTCGGGCTGTCAGGCGGTGCGGGGCAGGCCAACTACGCCGCCTCCAAGGCCGGCCTGGTCGGCTTGTCGCGGTCGCTCGCGCGCGAGCTCGGCAGCCGCGGCATCACCTCCAACGTCGTGGCCCCCGGCTTCGTCGACACCGACATGACGGCGGGCCTCTCGGAGGACCGCCGCGCGGCCATCACCGCGTCGGTGCCACTCGGCCGGACGGCGACGCCTGAGGAGGTCGCGTGGGTGCTGGCCTTCCTCGCGAGCGATGCCGCCTCCTACGTCACGGGCGCGGTCGTGCCCGTCGACGGCGGTCTCGGCATGGGCCACTGA
- a CDS encoding carboxyl transferase domain-containing protein, translating into MTVAPVRPASLAHERLALVVDDAVLVEEVCGVVVVEGLVDGTPALAFATDPTVQGGALGMEGCAAIARVTHEAVRRGCPIIGVWHSGGARLREGVAGLDAVARVFAAQTTASGKVPQVSVVLGPAAGGAAYGPALTDLVILGPQGRIFVTGPDVVRRVTGEDCDMVRLGGPEVHGRRSGVVHLVCDSDSDALQRARDLVVLLAAQGTVGALALRPDPSEVMPEESRRAYDVRPLVDRLLDAPGLELQAGWAPNVATVLGRLGGRTVGVVANNPLRLGGCLDSSSGEKAARFVNLCDALGVPLLFVVDVPGYLPGLAQEWDGVVRRGAKLLHAYAACSVPRLTVVTHKSFGGAFIAMGSKGLGADAVFAWPKAQVDVMGASAAVEVLHRRALAELEGIEREAEVLRLAEQHLVETGGLQRAVACGAVDRVIEPATTRQVLADALALLTDRRGDRKNTPL; encoded by the coding sequence ATGACGGTCGCACCGGTCCGCCCGGCCTCCCTGGCCCACGAGCGGCTCGCACTCGTAGTCGACGACGCCGTGCTCGTCGAGGAGGTCTGCGGGGTCGTCGTCGTCGAGGGACTGGTCGACGGCACGCCGGCGCTCGCCTTCGCGACCGACCCGACCGTGCAGGGTGGCGCGCTCGGCATGGAGGGCTGCGCCGCGATCGCGCGGGTCACCCACGAGGCGGTCCGCCGCGGCTGCCCGATCATCGGTGTCTGGCACTCCGGGGGCGCCCGGCTGCGCGAGGGCGTCGCCGGCCTCGACGCGGTCGCCCGCGTCTTCGCCGCGCAGACGACCGCGAGCGGCAAGGTCCCGCAGGTCTCCGTCGTCCTCGGCCCCGCCGCTGGCGGCGCCGCCTACGGTCCCGCCCTCACCGACCTCGTCATCCTCGGCCCGCAGGGCCGCATCTTCGTGACCGGCCCCGACGTCGTGCGTCGCGTCACCGGCGAGGACTGCGACATGGTCCGGCTCGGCGGGCCCGAGGTCCACGGTCGCCGCAGCGGTGTCGTGCACCTCGTCTGCGACAGCGACTCCGACGCGCTCCAGCGCGCCCGCGACCTCGTCGTGCTGCTCGCGGCGCAGGGCACGGTCGGGGCTCTCGCGCTGCGTCCGGACCCCTCGGAGGTCATGCCCGAGGAGAGCAGGAGGGCCTACGACGTACGTCCGCTCGTCGACCGGTTGCTCGACGCACCGGGTCTGGAGCTGCAGGCCGGCTGGGCGCCCAACGTCGCGACCGTGCTCGGTCGCCTCGGCGGTCGCACGGTCGGGGTCGTCGCCAACAACCCGCTGCGCCTCGGCGGCTGCCTGGACTCGAGCTCGGGGGAGAAGGCCGCGCGGTTCGTCAACCTCTGCGACGCCCTCGGCGTACCCCTGCTCTTCGTCGTCGACGTGCCGGGCTACCTCCCCGGGCTCGCCCAGGAGTGGGACGGCGTCGTGCGCCGCGGGGCCAAGCTGCTGCACGCCTACGCCGCCTGCTCCGTGCCGCGCCTCACCGTCGTCACCCACAAGTCCTTCGGAGGTGCCTTCATCGCGATGGGCAGCAAGGGGCTCGGGGCCGACGCGGTCTTCGCGTGGCCGAAGGCGCAGGTCGACGTGATGGGGGCCTCGGCCGCCGTCGAGGTCCTGCACCGCCGGGCGCTCGCCGAGCTCGAGGGCATCGAGCGCGAGGCCGAGGTGCTCCGCCTCGCCGAGCAGCACCTGGTCGAGACCGGTGGGCTGCAGCGGGCCGTCGCATGCGGTGCCGTCGACCGGGTCATCGAACCGGCGACGACCCGACAGGTGCTGGCCGACGCGCTGGCGCTGCTGACCGACCGCCGCGGCGACCGCAAGAACACGCCGCTGTGA
- a CDS encoding beta-ketoacyl-ACP synthase II — protein MRAAVTGLGALTPLGPDVEALRLGLLAGRSGVRLLDDPAFADLPARLAATVDVEGRLERLEARTLDRVQQLALVAAREAWADAGAPEVAPERIAVVVGSGIGGALTILTQYDVLREHGPRRVSPHLVPMLMPNGPAATVGLELGARAGVHATVSACASGAEALALALRLMRDGLADVVVAGGAESCVHPLPMAGFAQMRALSTRHDEPEAASRPYDKGRDGFVLGEGAGIMVLEREDFAAARGARVHCYLAGAGTTSDAHHVTAPDPSGHGAARSITLALADAGISAADVGHLNAHATSTPLGDVAEARAVRLALGSHTPAVTATKSCTGHLLGAAGAVEAIAAAVALRDQVVPPVRNLDDPDDEVDLDVVRFTPRALVHDAALSTSFGFGGHDVSLVLTR, from the coding sequence GTGAGGGCAGCCGTCACCGGCCTCGGTGCGCTGACCCCGCTCGGCCCCGACGTCGAGGCGCTGCGCCTCGGACTGCTCGCGGGCCGCTCCGGGGTCCGGCTGCTCGACGACCCGGCCTTCGCCGACCTCCCGGCGCGGCTCGCCGCGACCGTCGACGTCGAGGGCCGGCTCGAGCGGCTGGAGGCGCGCACCCTCGACCGGGTGCAGCAGCTGGCGCTGGTGGCGGCTCGTGAGGCCTGGGCCGACGCGGGTGCCCCCGAGGTCGCGCCCGAGCGGATCGCCGTCGTGGTCGGCTCCGGCATCGGCGGCGCGCTCACGATCCTCACGCAGTACGACGTCCTGCGCGAGCACGGTCCCCGTCGGGTGAGCCCGCACCTGGTGCCGATGCTCATGCCCAACGGCCCGGCCGCGACGGTCGGCCTCGAGCTCGGTGCCCGCGCCGGCGTCCACGCGACGGTGAGCGCCTGCGCGTCCGGCGCCGAGGCGCTCGCCCTCGCGCTGCGGCTGATGCGCGACGGTCTTGCCGACGTCGTCGTCGCCGGTGGCGCCGAGTCCTGCGTGCACCCGCTGCCGATGGCCGGCTTCGCGCAGATGCGTGCGCTGTCGACCCGCCACGACGAGCCCGAGGCAGCGTCGCGCCCTTACGACAAGGGCCGCGACGGCTTCGTGCTCGGTGAGGGCGCGGGCATCATGGTGCTGGAGCGGGAGGACTTCGCTGCGGCCCGCGGGGCGCGGGTGCACTGCTACCTCGCCGGCGCCGGCACCACGTCTGACGCCCACCACGTCACCGCACCTGACCCCTCCGGGCACGGTGCCGCCCGATCGATCACGCTCGCCCTGGCTGACGCCGGCATCTCCGCGGCCGACGTCGGGCACCTCAACGCGCACGCGACGAGCACTCCGCTCGGCGACGTGGCGGAGGCCCGCGCGGTGCGGCTCGCCCTCGGGTCGCACACGCCCGCGGTCACCGCGACGAAGTCCTGCACCGGTCACCTGCTGGGTGCGGCCGGTGCGGTCGAGGCCATCGCCGCCGCGGTCGCGCTGCGCGACCAGGTCGTGCCGCCGGTGCGCAACCTCGACGACCCCGACGACGAGGTCGACCTCGACGTCGTGCGCTTCACCCCGCGCGCCCTCGTCCACGACGCCGCCCTGTCGACGTCGTTCGGCTTCGGCGGCCACGACGTCTCCCTGGTGCTGACCCGATGA
- a CDS encoding acyl carrier protein: MSYPHPDLLAGLAEILQEIAGTAPSAVVPQATFLDDLEVDSLSMVEVVVACEERFGVRIPDDALEGLKTVQDALDFIAKTGVNA; this comes from the coding sequence ATGTCCTACCCCCACCCTGACCTGCTCGCCGGCCTCGCCGAGATCCTGCAGGAGATCGCCGGCACCGCGCCGAGCGCAGTCGTCCCCCAGGCGACCTTCCTCGACGACCTCGAGGTCGACAGCCTGTCGATGGTCGAGGTCGTCGTGGCCTGCGAGGAGCGCTTCGGCGTCCGCATCCCCGACGACGCGCTCGAGGGCCTCAAGACCGTCCAGGACGCCCTCGACTTCATCGCGAAGACGGGCGTCAACGCGTGA
- a CDS encoding beta-ketoacyl-ACP synthase 3, translating to MRGAAVTGVGAHRPARRVDNLAIAERIGSSDEWIRERSGIVTRGVAGDDESVVDMAVSSGGKALAAAGVDPADVGLVLLATCSMPGPLPGGSPEVASRLGATRAGASDIGAGCAGFTYALALAADTVRAGTAQHVLVIGSEKLLPMVDPDDRGTAFLFGDGAGAAVVSAADMDGIGRVAWAHDGDQHALLTIHGTPPRLAMEGQAIYRWATMSLPALARRACEQAGVAVDALQAVVPHQANLRITESVVRSLKLPGTVIVARDVVDSGNTSAASVPLALARLVEEGQVGSGDAVLLLGFGAGLTAAAQVVRLP from the coding sequence ATGAGGGGCGCGGCCGTCACCGGCGTCGGCGCCCACAGGCCCGCCCGTCGCGTCGACAACCTCGCCATCGCCGAGCGCATCGGGTCGAGCGACGAGTGGATCCGCGAGCGCAGCGGCATCGTGACCCGCGGGGTCGCGGGCGACGACGAGTCGGTCGTGGACATGGCCGTGAGCAGCGGCGGCAAGGCGCTCGCCGCAGCCGGTGTCGACCCGGCCGACGTCGGCCTGGTGCTGCTGGCCACCTGCTCCATGCCCGGCCCGCTGCCTGGCGGCTCGCCCGAGGTCGCGTCCCGCCTCGGCGCGACCCGCGCCGGCGCCTCCGACATCGGCGCCGGCTGTGCGGGCTTCACCTACGCGCTGGCCCTCGCCGCCGACACCGTGCGCGCTGGCACTGCCCAGCACGTCCTCGTCATCGGCTCCGAGAAGCTGCTGCCGATGGTCGACCCCGACGACCGCGGCACCGCCTTCCTCTTCGGCGACGGCGCGGGCGCGGCCGTCGTCAGTGCCGCCGACATGGACGGCATCGGCCGGGTGGCGTGGGCCCACGACGGCGACCAGCATGCACTGCTCACCATCCATGGCACGCCGCCGCGGCTCGCCATGGAGGGCCAGGCCATCTACCGCTGGGCCACGATGTCGCTGCCCGCCCTGGCCCGACGGGCGTGCGAGCAGGCCGGCGTCGCCGTCGACGCGCTGCAGGCCGTCGTCCCCCACCAGGCCAACCTGCGCATCACCGAGTCGGTGGTCCGCAGCCTCAAGCTCCCCGGCACCGTCATCGTCGCCCGCGACGTCGTCGACAGCGGCAACACCAGCGCCGCGTCGGTCCCGCTCGCCCTCGCCCGGCTCGTCGAGGAGGGGCAGGTGGGCAGCGGCGACGCGGTCCTGCTGCTCGGCTTCGGCGCCGGCCTCACGGCGGCCGCGCAGGTCGTCCGTCTCCCCTGA
- a CDS encoding biotin/lipoyl-containing protein: protein MRFRVVPSPGTGVIDLTRLVGDRVEQGERLGLVAGRSGSEEVLAPLAGTVSEWVVSHGDPVRVGQPLAVLA, encoded by the coding sequence GTGCGCTTCCGGGTGGTCCCGTCCCCGGGCACCGGCGTCATCGACCTCACCCGGCTCGTCGGTGACCGCGTCGAGCAGGGCGAGCGCCTCGGCCTCGTCGCCGGGCGCTCCGGCAGCGAGGAGGTGCTCGCGCCGCTCGCGGGCACCGTCTCGGAGTGGGTCGTGTCCCACGGCGACCCCGTCCGTGTCGGTCAGCCCCTGGCGGTGCTCGCATGA